Genomic segment of Candoia aspera isolate rCanAsp1 chromosome 2, rCanAsp1.hap2, whole genome shotgun sequence:
tcccttaacaacctgtgattcatttaacaaccattgtaaaaatggttgtaaaatctggTCTGGTcacattgtggttgttaagtgaggactatctgtattttgttttaagaacCATCCCTTGATGTGTCTTCTTAGAGGTTTCCATTCTATTATTTTTCCATGTTGCTTAAGCTGAATTCTTTCAgaagaaactttatttatttatttatttatttatttttcaaatttctgtcaccgcccatctcccccaaaaggggactctgggcggtttacaacaaaataaacaaattaaaaccataaaacataagtTACAATACAGACCATCAGTATAAATAGTtaaatataagatccttgtggAGAAAAGCTCTCATgaaatggggagggcactacggtgccaaccacccccaggaagaattGTTGCCCTtctcatcccaagcaaggcagcagaaccaggttttcaagttcttccggaaggccaggagcgaagggacctgcctcacctggcagcatgttccagagggcgggcgctactgtagagaaggcccgcctcctggccccaccaagtggaattcctttactgacagggtccgtagcatgccatctctgcatgaccgggtgggacgggaagatgtaatggggatgagacagtccctcaggtaccctggccccatgccatgtagggctttaaaggtgataaccaacaccttgaattggacccagaagcaaaccagcacccagtgcagcttgcgcaggaGTAGTGTTGCATGTGCCAatcttgaggcaccaataactacctgcgcagctgcattctggaccagttgaagcttccagatactcttcaagggtagccccatgtagagggcattgcagtagtctatatgggagatgaccagggcatgagtgactgttcggagggcatctcccTCCAGaaaagggcatagctggcgcaaaacacaaagttgtgcaaaggccctcctggtcacgactgccacctgcccttcaagcaggagtcgcaagtccagaAGAACCTCCAGGTTccacaccgggtctgaatggggcagtgcaaccccatctagcactaaagatgacaacttcctggaagtagaggagcccccaacccacagccactccgtcttaccagggttcagctgaagcctgttgttccccatccaagctcccacagcccccaggcactaaGACAGGGCAGACACAACAtcgcttacctcacccgggatggagatatataattgagtatcatcagcatactgatgatacctcatcccgtggtgacagatgatctcacccagtggcttcatgtagatgttaaatagcagaagagagagaaccaaaccctgcggcaccccacataAGAGGGGTTGAGGGTCACATCTCTCATCCCCTATCACCATCAATTGGGactggtcctggaggaaggaggtgaaccagcacaaaactgtgctgcccaccccctaACTCcttgagccgccccaaaaggataccatgatcgatggtatcgaaagctgctgagaggtcaagaagagccaggatggatgcactccctccatcccactccagccagaggtcatccataagcacaaccaatgcattctctgtcccatatcctggcctgaaacctgactgaaagataATCCGTttcttccagaatcctctggagctgcagcgccaccactttctcaaccaccttccccaaaaagggagacaggatgaaaattgtccaacacagtagggtccagtgatggtttcttgaggaggggtgcaccagcacttccttgaAAGCAGCCAGGAACACCTCCTCTCTCAGGGAtttattaaccattgcctggacccaactacATGTCACTTATCATATAGCTTGTATGATATGCTTCAAGTAGATCTCATGTATTCCCATCTTCGTTCATACCTTCATACAAATATATGGCACAAGAGGCAGAGGGGAAGACAGAAAGAGGAACCAAACAGCTGATTAATATATATCACTATGTAGTAATACTGTACTGATGATAATACGGTGACAAAGAGATCCAGGGAAAGCATGTTATGCTTTTATTAGCAACTCCTTTATTTGCCTTTTGACTATCAGAAGCACCTCCATCAGATATGGCCATGTCCATTTTTCTCCCACTGAAAAAGACACCTGTTGTGCTCCACAGAATTCCCACCAATGTTTCTAAAATGGGAGGTGGGGGGGTTGGATAATAGAGCCTCTGCTTTACATGAGGAACGTCCTTGTTTTTAATCCTTCGTCTTTCCAAGCAGGCAGGCAAAGACTCCAGTTTGAACCTCTGGAGGGTTGCTGTCAATCAGTACAGGCCATCCTGAGTTTGATCATCCGATTCAGATAATATCACTCATCCCCACTGTCCTAAGCATGTTCTTCCTTTCCATCCCTGAGACAGAAGGAAATTTTGTCAGTCTGAAAATTGCTGCTCTCACAGCATTCCTCTTACCACACTTCCAGAATGAAGCTGGCAGAGTTGCAATTGCTCACTCAAGGATAGCAGTCGCTGCAACTGCTGCTGGAGGTAAGGGGCAGAGAGGGGAGAAGTGGGGAGCAGCGGGGAGGAGGGTCTGTGCTTGGCCTGGGCATTTTGGAAAGGGAAAGAGGCAGGAGGCAGGCACAGAAGGAGAGAAACAAGGCAGAGGAGCCTCTGTTAAAATGGCCCCATGACAATCTTGCAGTGGGCCAAGTAGACCCCAGCAGGTCACTGACCCTGGGAAGGCTCTCCCTCCAGGTGGCAGAGAAACAGCAGGCTGGCCTTGAGATGGAGGCTCTGATGCCAAGACACGTCCACACACAAAGGTAAAGCAGGCCTTCTTGAACGAGACAGGGCAAGGAGTTTATGCGGATGAGCAGAGcctcaactggggggggcaagcagggcatgtgccccgggcgctgcgctggggggagcgacaaaatgagtgctggaggggtgccaaaatgggcgtggaatccatgtttgccccgggtgacagagaccctagttgtggccctgagggTGAGTTCTTAATCTATGGCAAATTCTATGTTCCATGTTCTAAAATGGGCATCTTCCCATGTTCTAGAACATGGGACCCTTTTCCTGGCAAATGCTGGGAAGTTATTACATTTATGAAAAAGATGTAATTGTCAAAATGTATTCTAACATATTCCTAAGACTGCCATTTTGTCATGAATCCCATGCCTGTCATGGAGTATGAGAATCAGCAACAGGTACCAGTAAAAGTTGGTTCATGGTTTGAAATAATTATCAtgggtttctttgtttgtttttgcatggaATCTGCCAAGGCTACCATCAGATCAAAACCTAGCCCTGTCTATTTCAATGGAATCTGTTGATAGCTGCTGTCAAATCACAGGTTCCATTTCTCAGCATAACAGTCACAGATACAAAAATATGGCTCTAGGGCACACTCTTTCCCATTAACACTTATCTAAAGCCACCTCCTACTTACAGCAGAACCATTGTTGTGGGTCTTGTCCACTTCCACAAAGGCAAGACAGGGAGAGTGGCCACAGCAAATTCTTTTAGCTGACACCAAGGGAGAGGTACACAGTTACCAAGTTTCCATAGCACAGCTCAAAGCTCACATCCTAGAGGCTTCTATTATATAGTCACTGTATATGTTATTcattgttaggtaaaggtaaaggtttcctttgacattaagtccagttgtgtccgactctagggggcagtgctcatctccgtttcaaagccgaagagccggcgtttgtccgtagacacttccgtggtcatgtggccagcatgactacacagaacgccgttacctgcccgccgaagtggtacctattaatctactcacatttgcacgttttcgaactgctaggttggcaggagctgggactagcaacgggagctcaccccgtcatgcagattcgaaccgccgaccttccgatcggcaagctcagcagctcagcagtttaacccgcagcgccagacCAACATATATTTGAGCATCCACAGTTCAGCAAATATTATGCCATAGACATGCACACATTTGCTGCCAGGTACACTTCTGCTGAATCCCTCACATACAGGATAAGTGTACTTCCTCAAAAGCAGTGCAAGACCACCTCTGAGCACTCTTATGGTTAAAACTGTTTCAAAGCACCTAAGATTAGCCGAAGGTCAGCTTTACTCAAAATAAAATCATTATTGCTAATTCATTTTCTTGCTTTCCCACCATGGACCTGAGGCATCAGTCCATAAGAATCATTTATTTACTAGGGATTTCCTCCAAATTACCTGTAAAATGCAGacctttaaaaacattaaaagttcTAGAAACATGCAAAGCTAATATCACGCAAGGCATGGAGCCTCCTATTTTTATGCAGACTCAGCCTGATGTAACCTATTGATGACTACCTTGGtcagtgatatatatatataatatggcAATCTCTCTAGGCTGCATCCATCATTCTTTTACTTTAATTCATGGAAGTGGATATGATCCCTTGTAAAACTAAACAGATTGGGAAGAATACATGCACTGGATCCATGCTTTTATGCTACGGCATTGCAAAAAATAACGGCTCCATTACTGTACTATGGTGCAGTCTGTGCAGACAGATGTGATACATGATTTGCTGGTGGCCTCTGCTGGATGACATGTAAAAATAAGGAACTGCGCTTCCGATGCATGTTTTTGGCTTAGAGTGGTGTACTGTATTGTGTGAAAACCCTGCCTCCATATTACAGACATTTTACTCCACCGGACAAAATAATGGATTGTATTTGCATTGGATTTCTCACTGCATCGCGGCAGCATTTAAGAACTCAATAGTAAGCCGTTCAGACAAAAAAGACTGAGCTAGAAAGAGTGtgcatttctcccttccttcttacCCTTTATTTCCGTCCGCGAGAAAACACCGTTAACCGAGTCGCCGGCACAGCCAAGCCTACCTCCCCTCACTCAGGGCTACCCGCGTCTTGCATAGTCCCCGCGGAGGTTTTCCAAACAATGGCTTCCGAACCCGGAAATGCTCTGCCCACCGAGTGAGACGCTTCTTCCGCATTTCCTCTGGTTATGCCCCTAACAAGGGAGAGCGAATATAAGGCCTGGACGGAAGGGGGGCTGACTTCAGTCGTGCTCTCGGTTTGCGTTTTGCATTTTGCGTTGGGGTCGTCGCCGTTGCTGCCTCCTTCCTCCACCAGCGATGTTGTGCGGCGGAGTCGGCGAACCGAAGGCAGCTACAGCCGAGACGCAGCAAATCGCGCAGAAGGTAAAAGAAGTGCCAATTTCCTAAGGGCAGCCTCGCCGGGAGAGCCCCTTTCCCGGGGCGTGGCACCTTCTGCGTGTCCCCAGGACCAGCGCTAACCCTGAAGCCTTCAGCTGCCCGCCGAAGTTCTCCAATTGTTCCCTTTGGAACTTGGCTTTACCCGAACGGCGCCGGGACGGGGAGGGCTGAAGGGTATTCAGACGCGGCGGCGGCTGCGATGTGGTTGTCATGGTCTTGGAGGGAAGTCGGGCGGGGGGATGAAACTGCCTGCTGGACTTCTTGAGATGGCGTTTCAACCATAGTATTGCTGTGGTGTGACAAAGAATCTAAGAGGAGCCCGGTTGGAGCCGGCCATTGGGTGTCCAATGGCGGCCAAGGGGATGCTTTTGGGAAGCTCACAACAGGCCCAGGCTGGAGGGCATTGCCTCCTCCGACTGTTACTGCCAAGCCCCCTTTGAAACCACCCAAACGGACAGCAGTGAATGCTGAGCTCACTCGTGGTGAATCTTCAGCCTACGAGGACTTTTGAGTTGTAACATTCTCTTAGcgcttcaaggtagtccagacaagaagcacaactatgaatactagctctaactttattgtaagattacattaacagaactttACAAGCCTGAAACTATTCCTCCCCTCCtttgcttttactttccagagaactagggagggtcccttctgagaggcttcccacgccccttttccttctgtgggctgagacaacATTTgctgtctagtctgcagctcttctttctgtctcccaaggtcattcccacagagcATCACACATTCTGTGTGGCTTAGTTTATGCCACATGATGCCTTAAGCCATCACAGTGGTTTACCTTCACAATGCAAAATTTCCCAGAATCAAAGTAAGGACATTATAGTTCAAAAACATGTGAAAAAGTATACCGCTCAATCATGGATGTATGCACAGCTGTGAATTAGGAATATAATAAATCAAGGACCTAataacaatgaaatgaaatgaaatgaaatgaaatggaaatgaataAACCTTTTGAGTAGTGCTGGCTAACTGAATTTTTCTATGCAACAGGATGGGGAacctgtttaaaaaggaaaaacaccaCTAACCGTGTATATAGCACCcgagtaaatcccactgagtcCATCCCAGTAAGTCAAAATAAGATTGTAGATTCAGTGAGCCACCtaaatttctttcttcctttctaccAGAAGGTGACATCCCAAACACTCCAGAACAAGTAAAATCTTATGCAGAACATGATTAAACTAAGCATAAtataataaatcttttaaatgttaAACAGAAAAGGAGAAGCTTGTACAGTTAGTCACTGAACATAATGGTTCGTGTTTAAGAATGGAATTTAGCTGGAAAAGAAGAATGGTTTAATTCTTTGTTTGAAGCAAACACTTCGGATTGTAGGACCCATCCACCAAATGTTAAATGGGGTGGAACAGCTGGCTCCTGGGGCCCGGTGGGGGTGGGGTTATACCCAAAGTGTGTTTGAGTATCCCTGAACTGAGGCTTTAAATATCAAAATATGAACTTTGAACAGAAACATGGAAATGAATGGACCAGTAAAAATATTGTCTCAAGAATGCACCACATCTGGAGACATTTCAAGCTGGGAAGCAGGTGTGAGGGGAGCTGCCTGGGTATACCACCTTCAGTGGTGTCTTTCTAGAAAGCATCTTTTcaactttcattttttatttcacttCCACATTTATTGTTTACATCTTCAGTAATAACATGTGGTATTGCAGGCTGCATATTTGGctagttttaaaaagtaacaacatgcatttttttcttctgttcccaAAGATAAAGTCACagctggaggaaaaagaaaacaggagctTTGAAACCTTTGAGGCTGTTTCATATAGAACGCAGATGGTTGCCGGAAGAAACATTTTCATCAAGGTAGCACATGTGACTCCTCTAAGACCCTATAGTATAAATTTGGTCTGTATAGGACTAGCTTATCTGGGCTGTGAAAATCCACTAGTACCTCTTTGCTACTCTCTAGCCTTCATTCAGATTTTTACAGCTCAGATGTGCCCTGCTTTTGTGAGTAATAAACTATGTTTAGTTTATCTGCTGAGAATGAAAACACTGTAGATTTCCCCAAGGTGACAATAGTCACAGTGCCTGCTGCCAATTGTAAGAAAAATTGGCTTTGTTCTAATATTTGCTGCCCAGTGCAATAGATGTAATAAAGGTTGCTTGGGTAATATATGCAGGGGCTGTACAACTGCAGATGGATGCTTTGCACAGATAATAGTAGTGGGCGAGGGAGAAAAGGACCAGTTTTCTGAGTTGTATGAGTGCAATTAATTTAGCAGGGAGATGAAACGGAGGAGCCTCTGTCACACGCCAATAGTAGGTTCGATAGAGCCCTTTGCAACCATGGTGCATGGAGCTCTAAGGGACACAGGTGGAGTCCATTTTCAGAGTAGTGAAGACAGAGATGGCAAAACCCTTTCCGTGGCCTGAATGCAGAAGCAGATCCCCCCTTCTGAGGGGGAGGAAATGGATTGGCCTTGCTTCTGTCACCTGCTGGGAATAGCCCTATTGCAGCTTCCCATTCCTGAGGCCCCTGAGAAATTGTAAGGGAATTACCAAGCTGTATTGCGTGTTAATTAGACTAgacactcactctctctctctctctctccccctccctccctctccctctccctctccctctccctctctctccctctccctctctccctctccctctccctctccccccccctctcctCTCTCTGTCTGGTATTGGCAGTGCTAACTTGACCCCACTGTTTTTCGTATTTTCTAGGTCCACGTGGGGAATAACGAGTACTTTCATGTACGAGTGTATGAAAGGCTCCCACATGAAAACAAACCACTGGAGCTCACTGATTACCAGAGCAAGAAAGCAAGGCATGATGATTTGGCTTACTTCTAAAGAGTTATTTAGAAGTCTTTTTCCCCCTCACATTCCTGTGGGGTGTATATACCCATTCATGTAGCGCTTATTTTGCAAAGTAAaagaatctcattttttttacaaagatgaTACTATAAATCAGCACCTACacatcttaattctattaaaacCATATGATGTAACATTAGTTCTGTGTGCAATTTTTTTTGTTGGAGCCCTTCAGACTGCTGAACTACTCCATCCCAATTCTTCTGAAAAATAAACTATTAGCTGGCTTAAAAAAACAAGCAGTTCCTATTACTCAAGTTTGAAACCATTTATCCTTGCGTGTCTGCGAAAAAGTCGGCTTTGTGCCTTTTCcagaaaaacaactgaaaaacctAATATAACTAAAGTGAAGATTTAATGCAGACGGGACAGCCCCTTAGACAAAATGGGTAGATAAAATGGAGGTGCAGTAACTGCTTGTTCTAAGTGGAGAACTAAGTTGTATTCCGTGATGAAAATGTACTAAGCCAGATCTCTCTAATCCACCACTTACACATCTGATTCTACTACCCACATGCAGAACTTGGTTTGTCACTGTTGAGCATCATCCAGCTGACGCTAAGCCCCTAGCTTAGTATTATCTGCAAATAGAATAAGCCTTCCTTCCCTTCCATCttctaaataatttaaaaagatgtTGAATAACACCAGGCTGAGGACTGACCCCTGGGGATCCTGTTCTGTACTTCCAGGACAACGCAGGCCTATTTAAGAGAAGCCTGTCGTCCATACCTATCCATCTTGTCCTCGAGAGCTTTGCTGAGATCAAGCTCAAATCACTTCTGCCAGCTTCTTCAACATCCCGGGATGTCATTTACCCGGTCTTGGGGACTTGAATTTGTTTAAGGTAGCAAGGTGTGTTCTTATTACATCTTTAGCAGTCCCTACCACTTTCCCCTTGTGCTCAGCCCCAAGACCTGTTCTCTGGAGCCCTGGTAACTCTGGACTCTGGCTGTTCCTACTTAATGCCAGGTTGGCCTTCAATAAAACCTCAACTCATCCAGGAATTGATAGTGGATGAGAGATACAACCTGGCTTGCATCACAACCTGATTTGTTGCAagggtgtgtatgtgtctgtcccTGAAATGTGCCTTCCTGGGtcttgggtgtggcaccagctgtgattctggggtgggggagaatggcAGTTGTTATTCAGGATTCTTTGGTAACCTTCAGGGGAGCTACCCCAGACACAGATGTGACACTCTCTTTGTGAGGTTGGGTGGTAGGGATCAGTAGGGATTGCTGCTTACTTCATTGTGGGAGGGGGTGGTGCTGCCTGCCTTAAAGGAGGTAGTGGTATCCTTGGCCATCCTTAAACTCGATAGTGTTAGGTAACTTTTGTCTGGTCTCCAACCTCCCCCTtatagggaagattgttgagTGGGTGGTAGGCACTCAGTTTCAGATGGGCTTGGAGGAAGTGGATTGTCTAGACTCTTCATTCAGGGTTCAGGCCTGCTTATAGCGCTGAGACAGCATTAGTCATGCTTGTGGATGAGCTGCCGAGGGCCTGGgatggggtggtgcatccatcccaGTGGTGTTCAGTAGCATTGACCTTGATATCCTCCTGGACTAGCTCTGGGTGTTGGGAattgggggcactgttttgctgtggttctccttcctctgtGGTAGGTACCATCTGGTgttgtggggggagagagaggtcaAGGTCTGGGCTTCTTCAAtttggggtgcctcagggcttgggtcTTTCACTTCTCCTCTTCAGCATCTACTTGATACAGCTTGGGATTGCTCATCTGATAGCATGGTGTGTGTCAGCCTTCCAAGGCAGACCAAACTTGGAAATCAAAGACATGATGTGGATGTGTTGCGACTGGGGCCATCAGGAGCTTAGcgttggtttttaatattttttttactgtttttattgtttctactgttgtttgtgagctgcccaaggTTATGCTGCATGAGTGGCTgtatacatcaaataaataagcaagcaagcagtttCAACTTCTCCATTTTCCCCATTATTACTTCCTCATAGGCTCCCAGCTGCCTGTTCTCTTTCTTGAAAATGTGACTAAGAGGGAGCAGTTACTGAAAGAATGTATCTCCACTCATCAGCTGGTCATCTGATCCATGAGTCAGCTGCAGCTGGAAGACTGTCCCCCTTGGGCCATGTGCTCAGACCATGTGCTTAGCCAACATGCTCTCAGAAAATCAGACCCAACACCCAATGACTCTCCAAAAAATGATAGCAGTTTGCTGACTCTGCCATTGTAACTTGCACCTGATCAGGGACAAAGTAAAAGCCAGCGTAGAACCTGATTAGCAACACCATAGTTCAGTGAATTGCATGCTGGGCTGATAATTGCTCAGGGAGAGTCCCTTGGAAAAAGGGATTAGAATAAACACAAGTATCCATATTCACTCTGGCCAACATTGTCTCATACTGAAAAACGAACAGGTTGCAAATTCTGGAGatgttacaaatatatatatttggaaaataggttacacatatatatatttggaaaaaGCCTATTTGGAAAGCTAGTCTGGGAGCAGCCCCGCCCCCCGaccttaagtgtgtgtgtgtgtgtgtgtacacacacacacacacacacacacacacttactgaAGGTTGGGGGGCGGGGCTGCTCCCAGACTAGCTTTCCAAATAGGCTTTTTAACATGTCTGATCAAGCAGTGTCTGTCtaaagcattgtttctcaaccttggcaactttaagatgcatggacttcaactcccagaattctgggaattgaagtccacctatcttaaagttgccaagattgagaaacactggtctaaagtttATTTGTTACAGGGCA
This window contains:
- the LOC134491097 gene encoding cystatin-B-like — its product is MLCGGVGEPKAATAETQQIAQKIKSQLEEKENRSFETFEAVSYRTQMVAGRNIFIKVHVGNNEYFHVRVYERLPHENKPLELTDYQSKKARHDDLAYF